In one Paracoccus everestensis genomic region, the following are encoded:
- a CDS encoding IS630 family transposase (programmed frameshift), with the protein MAVGITRTDLSASDLRREAAQVKDARASRRMLALAHVLDGRSRTEAAQSCGMDRQTLRDWVHRYNAEGLAGLGDRPLSGRPARLSAEQMRELAVIVETGPDPSTDKVVRWRRIDLCNVVDQRFGIRVAERTMSAILHRLGFARLSVRPRHPQADGEAHKRYIKNFAELARAALPNEAQGKPLEIWFQDEARVGQQGTLTRVWARKGTRPRAPKDCRYAWAYIFGAVCPARRIGAALVMPYANTEAMNAHLAEISGQVSPGAHALLVLDGAGWHSSTDLIIPPNISLLPLPPYSPELNPVENLWQFLRQNTLANRVFDSYDAIVDVCCDAWNTLLAMPERVASITSRDWAQVSG; encoded by the exons ATGGCAGTGGGCATCACACGCACGGACCTTTCAGCATCGGATCTGCGGCGGGAGGCGGCTCAAGTGAAGGACGCGCGAGCGTCGCGCCGGATGCTTGCGCTGGCGCATGTGCTTGACGGGCGAAGCCGGACGGAAGCGGCACAAAGCTGCGGTATGGATCGGCAGACGCTGCGTGACTGGGTTCATCGTTACAATGCCGAAGGGCTGGCCGGCCTTGGCGATCGGCCGCTTTCCGGGCGGCCAGCGCGGCTCAGCGCCGAGCAGATGCGCGAACTTGCCGTGATCGTCGAAACGGGGCCTGACCCGTCGACGGATAAGGTCGTGCGTTGGCGTCGGATTGACCTCTGCAACGTGGTTGACCAGCGGTTTGGCATTCGCGTGGCGGAGAGGACCATGAGCGCGATCCTTCACCGGCTCGGCTTTGCGCGTCTCTCAGTCCGGCCGCGCCATCCGCAGGCCGATGGCGAAGCGCA CAAGCGGTATATAAAAAACTTTGCCGAACTGGCGCGCGCAGCCTTGCCTAACGAAGCGCAAGGAAAGCCCTTGGAGATTTGGTTCCAAGATGAGGCCAGGGTGGGCCAGCAGGGAACATTGACACGCGTGTGGGCGAGAAAGGGCACACGCCCGCGGGCGCCAAAAGACTGCCGCTACGCCTGGGCCTACATCTTCGGGGCGGTCTGCCCGGCCCGCAGGATCGGTGCGGCGCTCGTCATGCCCTACGCGAACACGGAGGCGATGAACGCCCACCTGGCCGAAATCAGCGGGCAGGTATCGCCCGGTGCACACGCGCTCCTTGTTCTCGATGGCGCCGGCTGGCACAGCTCCACAGACCTCATCATCCCGCCCAACATCAGCCTGCTGCCACTGCCACCTTACAGTCCGGAACTGAACCCGGTCGAGAACCTCTGGCAGTTCCTCCGTCAGAACACCCTCGCGAACCGGGTCTTCGACAGCTACGACGCCATTGTCGACGTCTGCTGCGATGCCTGGAACACCCTCCTCGCAATGCCGGAACGCGTCGCTTCAATCACCTCACGCGATTGGGCGCAGGTCAGTGGATAA
- a CDS encoding IS110 family RNA-guided transposase, producing MDQYVGLDVSLKDTTISIRQGGRRIWRGKCPSDPKAVAQTIRKHAAQPQKVIFESGPLATWFFHALTEEGLPAICIEARHAQKILSETLNKTDANDADGLAHLAEAGFYKAVRVKSFGAMRIRTLIAARAQLLNMTTQLTNQIRGFMKTFGLIVPKGTGRVFDCHVRKLVADDGQLAQIILPLLDVWLELRKRAARLSQHLLATARQSSAMKLLMTIPGIGAITAISYVAAVEHPDNFRNSRAVGAWLGLTTRRYQSGEVDYDGHISRRGDRRLRGLLYEAATALLTRTSSETENRLKAWGLHLRQRLGFKRAAVAVARKLAVIMHTMLKTGERFNPMAGSPA from the coding sequence ATGGATCAGTATGTTGGACTTGATGTTTCTCTGAAGGACACAACGATCTCGATCCGCCAGGGCGGGCGGCGGATCTGGCGAGGGAAATGCCCCTCTGACCCCAAGGCCGTTGCCCAAACCATTCGCAAGCACGCTGCTCAGCCCCAAAAGGTCATCTTCGAGAGCGGCCCGCTGGCGACCTGGTTCTTTCACGCCTTGACGGAGGAAGGGCTGCCCGCGATCTGCATTGAGGCGCGCCACGCTCAAAAGATACTCAGCGAGACCCTCAACAAGACCGATGCGAACGACGCGGATGGCTTGGCGCACTTGGCTGAGGCGGGCTTTTACAAGGCCGTGCGGGTCAAGTCGTTCGGAGCCATGCGGATCCGCACGCTCATTGCGGCGCGTGCTCAGCTCCTGAACATGACGACCCAGCTGACCAACCAGATCCGCGGCTTCATGAAAACCTTTGGGCTGATCGTTCCGAAGGGCACCGGGCGTGTTTTCGATTGCCATGTCCGAAAGCTGGTGGCAGACGACGGCCAGCTGGCGCAGATCATCTTGCCGCTGCTGGATGTCTGGCTCGAACTGCGCAAACGAGCCGCCCGTCTGAGTCAACATCTGCTTGCCACGGCCCGGCAAAGCTCGGCCATGAAGCTCCTTATGACAATACCCGGCATCGGTGCCATCACAGCAATCTCCTATGTTGCCGCGGTCGAACATCCGGACAACTTCCGAAACTCCCGTGCCGTCGGTGCCTGGCTGGGCCTGACCACCCGCCGCTATCAATCCGGTGAAGTTGATTATGACGGTCATATCTCGCGGCGAGGTGACCGCCGTCTGCGCGGCTTGCTCTACGAGGCGGCAACAGCACTGCTCACCAGAACCAGCAGTGAAACTGAGAACCGGCTCAAGGCCTGGGGCCTACATCTGCGACAGCGGCTCGGCTTCAAGCGCGCTGCTGTAGCCGTGGCACGCAAGCTGGCCGTGATCATGCACACCATGCTGAAGACGGGCGAGCGCTTCAACCCAATGGCTGGAAGCCCGGCATAA
- a CDS encoding MmcB family DNA repair protein: MTDLEPVLPAMPGQRLARGVGRLLRSMDHAVLTEFTPSRGLRVDVISMGPKGEFWIVECKSCRADFMGDRKWQGYLEWCDRYFWAVDCDFPSELLPADTGLICADAYGAEIQRMAPETRLAGARRSKVMRDFARASALRLQGLTDPDAFTAGAF, from the coding sequence ATGACCGACCTGGAACCCGTCCTTCCCGCGATGCCCGGCCAGCGTCTTGCACGCGGCGTGGGTCGCCTGCTGCGCAGCATGGATCATGCCGTGCTGACGGAATTCACGCCTAGCCGGGGGTTGCGGGTCGATGTGATCAGCATGGGGCCAAAGGGCGAGTTCTGGATCGTCGAATGCAAAAGCTGCCGGGCCGATTTCATGGGCGACCGCAAGTGGCAGGGTTACCTCGAATGGTGCGACCGCTATTTCTGGGCAGTCGATTGCGACTTTCCCTCAGAATTGCTTCCCGCCGACACCGGCCTGATCTGCGCCGATGCCTATGGTGCCGAAATCCAGCGGATGGCGCCCGAAACGCGGCTGGCCGGCGCGCGGCGCAGCAAGGTCATGCGTGATTTCGCCCGTGCATCCGCCCTGCGCCTGCAAGGGCTGACCGACCCCGATGCGTTCACCGCCGGGGCTTTTTAG
- a CDS encoding arsenate reductase family protein encodes MRSLILYGLAHCSTCQKAQADLEQNGWTVDFRDVQKQPLSNAERARLAKEFGDKIVNRASLTWRAMSDDERAADPVAMMGAKPSVMKRPAIVADDLRLLGWTANVKRALNVPV; translated from the coding sequence ATGAGATCCCTGATCCTGTATGGACTGGCACATTGTTCCACCTGCCAAAAGGCACAGGCCGACCTGGAACAGAACGGCTGGACGGTCGATTTCCGCGATGTCCAGAAGCAGCCGTTGTCGAATGCCGAACGCGCGCGGCTGGCCAAGGAATTCGGTGACAAGATCGTCAACCGCGCCAGCCTGACCTGGCGGGCCATGTCGGATGATGAGCGAGCGGCGGATCCTGTGGCCATGATGGGCGCGAAACCCAGTGTGATGAAGCGCCCGGCCATCGTGGCGGACGATCTGCGCTTGCTGGGTTGGACCGCCAATGTCAAACGGGCGCTGAACGTCCCGGTCTAG
- a CDS encoding IS30 family transposase codes for MASHYQHLSFEERRKIAKWREGKMPVPEIADRLSRPASTIYRELKRNTYQDAELPQYSGYYAVTAQDKYEHRRAVHRKLVADPEVKAAVEDALKAGWSPEQIAGRMRLEHHRICVSHETIYRFAYSKLGLEEAFYRHLPEQRRRRRPRNHRRHQRSHIQDSQSLCHRPPVVAERQEFGHWECDLMMFRKEKGKVNVTSLVERVSRFTVIMRNEDRHSEPIMEALIAGLAPLPAEARQSITFDRGTEFSAWRRLKDGIGAATWFCDAQAPWQKGTVENTNGRLRKHLPRSTEPTALTNRYLRSICHPLNSTPRKCLGYRTPAEVFESNLMTLRNRLE; via the coding sequence ATGGCTTCCCACTACCAGCACCTGAGTTTTGAAGAACGTCGGAAGATTGCCAAATGGCGCGAAGGCAAGATGCCGGTGCCGGAAATCGCAGACCGCCTTTCGCGCCCAGCCTCGACAATCTATCGGGAGCTGAAGCGGAACACGTATCAGGACGCCGAGCTCCCGCAGTATAGCGGCTACTATGCGGTGACTGCTCAGGACAAGTACGAGCACCGCCGTGCGGTTCACCGAAAGCTGGTCGCCGACCCGGAGGTGAAGGCAGCGGTCGAGGATGCGCTCAAGGCGGGTTGGTCTCCGGAACAGATTGCTGGCCGAATGCGGCTTGAGCACCACCGCATCTGCGTCAGCCATGAAACGATCTACCGCTTTGCTTACTCGAAGCTTGGCCTTGAGGAAGCCTTCTATCGCCACCTGCCCGAGCAGCGCAGACGTCGCAGGCCGCGAAACCACCGACGACATCAGCGTAGTCACATCCAGGACAGCCAGAGCTTGTGTCACCGGCCTCCGGTTGTTGCCGAGCGTCAGGAGTTCGGCCATTGGGAGTGCGATCTGATGATGTTCCGCAAGGAAAAAGGCAAGGTGAATGTCACCTCTCTGGTCGAGCGGGTCAGCCGGTTTACCGTTATCATGCGTAATGAGGATCGCCACTCCGAGCCGATCATGGAAGCGCTGATCGCGGGGCTCGCCCCCTTGCCCGCCGAAGCACGCCAGTCAATCACCTTTGATCGTGGCACCGAGTTCTCTGCCTGGCGGCGACTGAAGGACGGGATCGGTGCCGCCACCTGGTTCTGCGATGCGCAGGCACCGTGGCAAAAGGGAACGGTCGAGAACACGAATGGCAGGCTCAGAAAGCACCTGCCCCGCTCGACCGAACCGACGGCTCTGACAAATCGATATTTGAGGTCGATTTGCCACCCCCTTAATTCCACGCCTCGCAAATGTCTGGGCTATCGGACACCCGCAGAGGTCTTCGAAAGCAACCTGATGACTCTCAGAAACAGACTGGAGTAG
- a CDS encoding DUF883 family protein codes for MAEHNPTANDMKKDATAAGQQAKKDLNEGAKKIGDDIRDTASNLSNNAGAENLKDRGANLAQKATETAQEYADRMRDMGGEYAGRAKAEAERLYQTSQQKASEVAHYAEERYDEVSEMVRRNPAQALGIAAGIGFLVGLILARR; via the coding sequence ATGGCTGAACACAACCCTACTGCAAACGACATGAAGAAAGACGCCACCGCTGCTGGGCAGCAGGCGAAGAAGGACCTGAATGAAGGCGCCAAGAAGATCGGCGACGACATTCGCGATACCGCCAGCAACCTGTCAAACAACGCGGGTGCCGAGAATCTCAAGGACCGCGGGGCCAATCTGGCACAGAAAGCCACGGAAACCGCGCAGGAATATGCCGACCGGATGCGCGACATGGGCGGCGAATATGCCGGCCGCGCCAAGGCCGAGGCTGAACGGTTGTATCAGACCAGCCAGCAGAAGGCATCCGAAGTCGCCCACTATGCCGAGGAACGGTATGACGAGGTGTCCGAAATGGTCCGCCGCAACCCGGCGCAGGCCTTGGGCATCGCCGCCGGTATCGGCTTCCTGGTCGGCCTGATCCTGGCCCGTCGCTGA
- a CDS encoding TIGR01244 family sulfur transferase, translated as MDLRQLTPNLAVSPQIDLPDVALLARSGFKTLINNRPDDEDGAIDHQVMAQAAADAGMEYHYLPFRPGQITPDLIHGFSAALDGPKPAIAFCRSGNRSTVLWALGQAGKLSEAEVLNTASQAGYDLSGVVPLMRSLAGASR; from the coding sequence ATGGACCTGCGCCAGCTTACCCCGAACCTTGCAGTCTCGCCGCAGATCGATCTGCCGGACGTGGCCCTGCTGGCCCGGTCGGGCTTCAAGACCCTGATCAACAACCGCCCCGACGACGAGGACGGCGCGATCGATCATCAGGTAATGGCCCAAGCCGCGGCGGATGCGGGAATGGAATACCATTACCTGCCGTTTCGTCCCGGCCAAATTACGCCCGACCTGATCCACGGCTTTTCCGCCGCCCTGGATGGACCAAAGCCTGCAATCGCCTTTTGCAGATCGGGAAACCGCTCCACGGTCCTGTGGGCGCTTGGTCAGGCAGGCAAGCTGTCCGAGGCCGAGGTGCTGAATACAGCATCGCAGGCAGGCTACGACCTGTCCGGCGTGGTGCCGCTGATGCGGTCGCTGGCGGGCGCCAGCCGCTGA
- the gph gene encoding phosphoglycolate phosphatase (PGP is an essential enzyme in the glycolate salvage pathway in higher organisms (photorespiration in plants). Phosphoglycolate results from the oxidase activity of RubisCO in the Calvin cycle when concentrations of carbon dioxide are low relative to oxygen. This enzyme is a member of the Haloacid Dehalogenase (HAD) superfamily of aspartate-nucleophile hydrolase enzymes (PF00702).) — MNVCLAPCPIIFDLDGTLIDSSPDIHACVNDVLGQHGTPPLTLDQVRSFIGGGVDVLWHKIIAAQELPDAKKAEYIAAFMTCYQDATQLTQLFPDVAQTLETLADRGHPLGICTNKPLAVTQAILTHFRIPHLFGCVIGGDSVLERKPHPAPLRAALQRLGADPRQPKAIYVGDSEFDAACAAAVPVPFLIYTQGYRQTPVEDLPHLAAFDDFSALPALIEAKVLA; from the coding sequence ATGAATGTTTGCCTTGCCCCCTGCCCGATCATTTTCGATCTTGATGGCACGCTGATCGACAGTTCCCCCGACATTCATGCCTGCGTGAACGACGTTCTGGGCCAGCATGGGACTCCGCCGTTGACGCTGGACCAGGTGCGCAGCTTCATCGGCGGCGGCGTGGATGTGCTGTGGCACAAGATCATCGCCGCGCAGGAACTTCCCGATGCGAAGAAGGCAGAATATATCGCAGCCTTCATGACCTGTTATCAGGATGCGACGCAGTTGACGCAGCTGTTTCCCGATGTTGCACAAACGCTGGAAACGCTGGCGGATCGCGGCCATCCCTTGGGCATTTGCACCAACAAGCCGTTGGCCGTGACCCAGGCCATCCTGACGCATTTCCGCATCCCGCATCTGTTCGGTTGCGTAATCGGCGGGGATTCGGTTCTCGAGCGTAAGCCCCATCCCGCCCCCTTGCGAGCCGCGCTGCAAAGGCTGGGCGCAGACCCGAGGCAGCCCAAGGCGATCTATGTAGGGGACAGCGAATTCGATGCGGCCTGCGCGGCAGCGGTGCCGGTGCCCTTCCTGATCTATACCCAGGGCTATCGCCAGACCCCGGTCGAGGATCTGCCCCATCTTGCAGCCTTTGACGATTTCTCCGCGCTGCCTGCTCTGATCGAGGCAAAAGTCTTGGCATGA
- a CDS encoding BolA/IbaG family iron-sulfur metabolism protein, producing the protein MAMEAHDIEALIRAAFPQAQITITDLAGDGNHYAAEVIDESFRGQNRVQQQRAVYAALQDKMAGKSGALHALALTTKAPD; encoded by the coding sequence ATGGCCATGGAAGCGCATGACATCGAGGCCCTCATCCGTGCGGCCTTTCCGCAAGCACAGATCACGATCACCGACCTTGCGGGCGACGGCAACCATTACGCCGCCGAGGTCATCGACGAAAGCTTTCGGGGCCAGAACCGCGTTCAACAGCAGCGTGCCGTCTATGCAGCATTGCAAGACAAGATGGCGGGAAAATCGGGCGCCCTTCATGCCTTGGCATTGACCACCAAAGCGCCTGACTGA
- a CDS encoding DUF481 domain-containing protein, whose translation MKKITLLTGTAALIAALSAPAFAQTEIAAGADATGISGINDRIIDVEDAVQDDFDRDNDDARFGNPDRREGLFGSVALTYAGDSGNSEGQDFSLAGRVSNNAGPWQQSIGMLLEFGEDDDGDKDREDVSVIYDGAYYFNDRFYAFVLGRFSIDGLANGDQFGIDDDEDVAEDLDQLARDGFIGVGPGYRVINTEQTAWRVQAGIGYRYTQSGAQKSGFDLVEVGTDPVTGDAIYDTVAVDDSSDSGLGYIVSSRLYHRFNDMVFITNDTDFLSSEDSPDVITNQFGVNFQMSDQLATRISYTTEYEEDRDIRTDNTLGVSVVYGF comes from the coding sequence ATGAAAAAAATTACGTTGCTGACCGGCACCGCCGCTCTGATTGCCGCTCTGTCCGCTCCGGCTTTTGCCCAGACGGAAATCGCCGCAGGCGCCGATGCGACCGGAATTTCCGGCATCAATGACCGCATCATTGACGTTGAAGATGCGGTGCAGGACGATTTTGACCGCGATAACGACGACGCGCGTTTCGGCAACCCGGATCGCCGCGAGGGCCTGTTTGGTTCGGTTGCGCTGACATATGCGGGTGATAGTGGCAACAGCGAAGGCCAAGACTTTTCGCTGGCTGGCCGTGTGTCGAATAATGCTGGCCCCTGGCAGCAGTCGATCGGGATGCTGCTCGAGTTCGGCGAGGACGATGATGGCGATAAGGATAGGGAAGACGTCTCGGTCATCTATGATGGTGCGTACTACTTCAACGATCGCTTTTATGCCTTCGTGTTGGGACGCTTCAGCATCGATGGTCTTGCCAACGGTGATCAGTTCGGCATCGACGACGATGAGGATGTTGCCGAAGATCTCGACCAACTTGCTCGCGATGGCTTCATTGGGGTCGGCCCCGGCTATCGCGTGATCAATACTGAACAGACCGCATGGCGTGTCCAGGCTGGTATCGGCTATCGCTATACCCAGAGCGGCGCACAGAAATCGGGCTTCGATCTGGTTGAAGTTGGTACAGACCCAGTGACCGGCGATGCCATCTATGACACCGTTGCAGTTGATGACTCCTCGGACAGCGGTCTTGGCTACATCGTGTCGTCGCGGCTGTATCACCGCTTCAACGACATGGTCTTCATCACCAACGACACTGATTTCTTGTCGTCGGAAGACTCGCCCGACGTGATCACCAACCAGTTCGGTGTGAACTTCCAGATGTCAGACCAACTGGCGACCCGCATCAGCTATACCACTGAGTACGAAGAAGACCGCGATATCCGCACGGACAACACCTTGGGTGTATCGGTCGTTTACGGCTTCTGA
- a CDS encoding ISNCY family transposase, giving the protein MGWVMMSERDLSRAAVLRDVVAGRLPATEAAVVLNLSRRQLHRLLVRFGTKGAAGLVHRGRGRAPNNATPADRREAILTLVRERFPDFGPTLAAEKLAELHSIRISHETLRKWMIADGLWASRRHNRALHQPRLRRECLGELIQIDGSDHRWFEDRGPACTLLVFIDDATSTLMHLEFVGSESTFSYFGALERYLTLHGRPVAFYSDKHTVFRVAQQGAKTGHGMTQFGRALNELNIEILCANSSQAKGRVERANRTLQDRLVKELRLAGISDMETANAFLPGFIEAHNRRFARTPRRPDNLHRPLNMEPEPLRKILCRRDERFVSQQLALSYEKQRIILEPNDLSLSAAGKYVDVYEYADGAVEVVMNGISLPYRMFDKEQRVTHAAITENKRLSEVLRFIKEQQENNPPKLRRVGAQRTRYEPTGRKSPGRKSWLDKRAERRAAEAQAASLPPPAE; this is encoded by the coding sequence ATGGGATGGGTGATGATGAGCGAACGAGATCTGAGCCGCGCGGCGGTCTTGCGGGATGTTGTGGCTGGGCGGCTGCCCGCCACCGAGGCGGCGGTGGTGCTGAACCTCAGCCGTCGTCAGCTGCACCGCTTGCTGGTCCGGTTCGGCACCAAGGGCGCCGCAGGTCTGGTGCATCGCGGACGCGGCCGTGCGCCCAACAATGCCACGCCGGCTGATCGTCGCGAAGCAATCCTTACCCTTGTCCGAGAGCGATTTCCTGACTTCGGCCCGACGTTGGCGGCCGAAAAGCTGGCAGAGTTGCATAGCATTCGGATTTCGCACGAGACCTTGCGCAAATGGATGATCGCGGATGGGCTCTGGGCGTCTCGCCGGCACAACCGGGCCCTGCATCAACCGCGCCTGCGCCGGGAGTGCCTTGGCGAGTTGATCCAGATCGACGGCTCGGACCATCGCTGGTTTGAGGATCGCGGTCCGGCCTGCACCCTGCTGGTGTTCATCGATGACGCCACCAGCACCCTGATGCATCTCGAGTTTGTTGGTTCGGAGAGCACCTTCAGCTATTTCGGAGCCTTGGAGCGGTATCTGACGCTCCACGGCCGGCCGGTCGCCTTTTACTCGGACAAGCACACCGTGTTCCGGGTCGCGCAACAAGGTGCAAAGACTGGTCATGGAATGACCCAGTTCGGCCGGGCCTTGAACGAGCTGAACATCGAGATCCTGTGCGCCAACTCCTCGCAAGCAAAGGGCCGCGTCGAGCGCGCCAACCGCACCCTGCAGGACCGCCTTGTGAAGGAACTGCGGCTGGCCGGCATCTCCGACATGGAGACCGCCAATGCCTTTCTGCCGGGGTTCATCGAAGCCCACAACCGGCGCTTCGCGCGCACGCCCCGGCGGCCGGACAACCTGCATCGCCCCTTGAACATGGAGCCGGAGCCTCTGCGCAAGATCCTCTGCCGCCGGGATGAGCGCTTTGTATCGCAACAACTGGCGCTGTCCTACGAGAAGCAGCGCATCATCCTTGAGCCCAATGATCTCAGTCTTTCTGCGGCCGGCAAATATGTCGATGTCTACGAATACGCTGATGGAGCCGTTGAGGTGGTGATGAATGGCATCTCCCTGCCCTACAGGATGTTCGACAAGGAGCAACGCGTGACCCATGCCGCCATCACCGAGAACAAGCGCCTGAGCGAGGTGCTGCGCTTCATCAAGGAACAGCAGGAAAACAACCCGCCGAAGTTGCGTCGCGTCGGTGCGCAGCGCACCCGCTATGAACCGACCGGCCGGAAGAGCCCCGGGCGCAAGAGCTGGCTCGACAAGCGCGCTGAACGACGCGCGGCAGAGGCCCAGGCCGCGTCACTTCCGCCGCCGGCGGAGTGA
- a CDS encoding phage holin family protein, translating into MFDYAQRLQLALKDTARRSAMKAAAGIVLAVAAGFLVAALWSFLAHNLGWGPALASLVVAGLFILAGLILFGMSKATHHEMPTTDDLKKEVEARVSLARDAAIEKARAEAERVVDMAGNKVSSLMDEASYKVTKLADDTERRVFGVARNAAQAVGFTQTNMDTVRSKVEGATDTLSRANSSNAGSMAKLLGAFAIGVTLAAKLREREDEDDYEYQDDIL; encoded by the coding sequence ATGTTCGACTATGCGCAGCGTCTTCAACTCGCACTCAAGGACACGGCGCGTCGGTCGGCCATGAAGGCAGCGGCTGGGATCGTCCTGGCCGTCGCCGCAGGCTTTCTTGTCGCCGCCTTGTGGTCCTTCTTGGCGCATAACCTAGGCTGGGGTCCGGCCTTGGCGTCGCTGGTCGTGGCTGGGCTGTTCATTCTGGCGGGGCTGATCCTGTTCGGAATGTCCAAGGCCACCCACCATGAGATGCCCACGACAGATGATTTGAAGAAGGAAGTCGAGGCCCGGGTCAGCCTGGCAAGGGACGCGGCTATCGAGAAGGCAAGGGCCGAAGCCGAACGGGTCGTCGACATGGCGGGGAACAAGGTTTCGTCTTTGATGGACGAGGCCAGCTACAAGGTGACGAAGCTGGCCGACGATACGGAACGCCGTGTCTTCGGGGTGGCCCGCAATGCCGCACAAGCCGTGGGCTTTACCCAAACGAACATGGATACCGTAAGGTCCAAGGTCGAAGGCGCGACGGATACCCTGTCACGCGCCAATAGCAGCAATGCTGGTAGCATGGCAAAGCTGTTGGGGGCCTTCGCAATCGGGGTCACATTGGCGGCCAAGTTGCGAGAGCGCGAAGACGAGGATGATTACGAATATCAGGACGATATCCTGTAA
- the grxD gene encoding Grx4 family monothiol glutaredoxin has product MTEVTDKIQGLVDNADVVLFMKGTKEMPQCGFSSRVAGVLNYMGVDYRDVNVLADDDVRQGIKDFSDWPTIPQLYVKGEFVGGCDIVTEMTLSGELDQLFDQKGVSYDKAAAEKIREANA; this is encoded by the coding sequence ATGACCGAAGTAACTGACAAGATACAAGGATTGGTGGACAATGCGGATGTCGTATTGTTCATGAAAGGCACCAAGGAAATGCCGCAATGCGGATTTTCCAGCCGGGTTGCTGGCGTACTCAACTATATGGGCGTCGATTATCGAGACGTGAACGTTCTGGCTGACGATGACGTTCGCCAAGGCATCAAGGATTTTTCGGATTGGCCGACCATTCCGCAGCTTTACGTCAAGGGCGAATTCGTCGGGGGCTGCGACATTGTGACGGAAATGACCCTGTCGGGTGAGTTGGACCAGTTGTTCGACCAGAAAGGTGTATCCTATGACAAGGCCGCTGCCGAGAAAATCCGCGAGGCGAATGCCTGA
- a CDS encoding thioredoxin domain-containing protein, translating into MQNAGIGAVSISSNDVVDDPQNGPDHMKALAALHGFTFLYLYAKTQVIAKVYGTECTPDFLCHNAPGELQYRGRFGASAQTPDSTEICQKRLEAMLQITETGKGPENKVPSMGCSIEWESA; encoded by the coding sequence ATGCAGAATGCGGGCATCGGAGCCGTTTCGATCTCGTCCAACGATGTTGTGGATGATCCACAGAACGGTCCTGACCACATGAAGGCCCTGGCTGCACTCCACGGTTTCACTTTCCTTTATCTTTACGCCAAAACGCAGGTTATTGCCAAAGTCTACGGGACGGAATGCACGCCGGATTTCCTTTGCCACAACGCCCCTGGCGAGTTGCAATATCGCGGCCGGTTCGGTGCCTCGGCACAAACACCAGACTCCACCGAAATATGCCAGAAACGGCTGGAGGCGATGCTTCAGATCACCGAAACTGGCAAGGGGCCGGAGAATAAGGTTCCCTCGATGGGCTGCTCAATCGAATGGGAATCCGCATGA
- a CDS encoding DUF6324 family protein, translated as MGINSQSDIAANLQIGPTDQGMVRIYLQGEGIDLPLDFDPEEAAEIAEELLAAAEAANDMGKTSGKPKKPRR; from the coding sequence ATGGGCATCAACAGCCAAAGCGACATCGCGGCCAATCTGCAGATCGGCCCCACGGATCAGGGCATGGTGCGGATTTACCTGCAAGGCGAAGGGATCGACCTGCCTCTGGATTTCGACCCCGAGGAAGCGGCAGAAATAGCCGAGGAACTGCTTGCTGCGGCCGAAGCGGCAAACGACATGGGGAAAACCAGCGGAAAGCCTAAAAAGCCCCGGCGGTGA